The Hyalangium minutum DNA segment AGGCCGCTCCACCGCTGAAGAAGCTGCTGGAGAAGGCCCCCGAAGTCATCGCCGCCCGCGTGGCGCTGGCTCGGGCGCTGCGCCTGTCCGGCGACACGGAGGAGGCACGCACGCTGCTGGACGGCTCCATCGCCATGTATCCGGAGGAGTCCACGCTGCGGGCCGAGCGCGGCCTGCTGGCCCGGGTGCTGGAGGAGAATGACGTGGCCATCAGCCAGTACTCGGTGGCCGCCGAGCTGTCTCCGAAGGACGCGGAGCTGCAGTTCAACCTGGGCGAGGCGCTCCAGCGCGCGGGCCGCACCGAGGACGCCCTCGCTGCCTACGAGGATGCGCTCAAGCTGGATCCGAAGCTCACGGTGGCTCGGGTGAACATGGCCAAGGCCCAGGCCGACAAGGGCCTGCTGGGCGAGGCCAAGGAGACGATGAAGGAAGCCATCCAGCTCGCGCCGAATGACGCCGAGGCTCACTACAACCTGGGCGTGCTGCTGATGCGGGAGAACAACCTCCCCGAGGCCATGTCCAAGTACCAGGACGCGCTGAAGATCAACCCGAAGCACGCCCTGGCGCACAACAACATGGGTGTGGTGTACGACGGGCTCGGCCAGCACCAGAAGGCCACCGAGGCTTTCAAGAAGGCCATCGCCGCGGACCCCAAGTACGCGGAGGCGCACTTCAACCTGGGCCTGGCGTACTTCTGGCTCGGCGAGCAGGTGCTGGCAACGAAGTCCTTCGAGAAGGCGCTCACGCTGGAGCCGCGGCGCTCCAGCGGCCCGTACACGCAGCTGGGCCACCTCTATCTGCAGCAGGGCAAGAAGGACCGCGCGGTGGAGGCCTTCAAGAAGGCCATCGAGGCCAGCGCCGAGGACGGCAAGAAGACCACCGAGGCCTACCAGGGCCTGGCCCGCGCGTACCTCGCGCAGGGCAAGGTGGACGACGCGGTGGCCACGCTAAAGAAGGTGGTGGATGACTTCCCCAAGGACGCCAGCGCTCGCGAGGCCTACGGCGATGCGCTCAAGGCCAAGGGAGACCTGGACGGCGCCATCGCCCAGTACGAGGAGGGCGTGTCGCTCTCGCCGACGACGGAGCTGCGCCTGGCGCTGGCGAATGCGTATGCGCGCAAGCGCGTGGGCGCCAAGGCCCAGCCGCTCCTGGAGTCCATCCTCAAGGAAGAGCCCGGCCATCGCACCGCGAAGCTGGAGCTGGCGGACCTGTACCTCGCCATGGGCCGCTACGTGGAGGTGGAGGAGCTGCTCAAGGCGAAAGACGGCGACACCGCGGACTCGGGCGCGCTGGCGCGGCTGGGTATCATGCACTCGCGCCTCGGGCGCCCGGACAAGGCACTGGAGCTTCTGGAGCAGGCCGTGAAGCGCGACCCGGCACAGCTCGACGCCCGGGCGGAGCTGGGTCAGCTCTACCTGCGCGGCGGCGACACGGACAAGGCGGTGCGAGAGCTGGGGAACGTGCTGGCCATCGAGCCGCGCCACCCCATGGCACTGCTCTACACGGGCCAGGCGCTGTACCGGCTCGGCAAGGCGAAGGAGGCCGAGCAGTCCTTCCGCGCCGCGGCCCAGGTGGATCCGAACTTCGCCGAGCCGCACAACGCGCTCGGGCAGTTGCTCGAGGCCGCCAAGCGCACGGACGAGGCGAAGGCGGAGTACGCCAAGACCGTGGAGCTCCAGTCCAACCACGAGGACGCGAAGGCCGCCCTCAAGCGGCTGGGCGGAAACGTGGCGGCCTCGCCGAAGCCCTGAGTTACGCGGGCCAGCCCAGCAGCACCGCCCCCGCCATCACCAGCACCGCCCCGGAGAGCTGACGCCGCCCAGGGCGCTCGCCCTGGAGCATCGCGAGCCCCAGGGCAAACGCGATGGACGTGTTGCGCAGCGTCAGCACCGCCCCCGCGCCTCCACCGGCGAGCGCCGTGAGCAGCAGCGCGAAGGACAGCGTGCTCACCGTCCCCGTCGCCAGCATCAGCCACGGACTGAGCCGCACCTGCCGGAGCACCGCGGCCCGCTTCTCGCGGCTGGAATGCATGAACAGCAACATGGGCAGTGCCACCCCCAGCCCGAGCGCGAACAGCGCTGGAGGCTGAGCCCCCGTGCCGAGCGCCTGCTTATAGGACACGTGGTAGCCGGCAATGCACACCGCGCTCGCGGCCGCCCACACCACACCGCGCGAGGACGGGCCCGAGGGCCGCACCAGCCCCGTCACCCCCAGCCCCGCCGACAGCACGAGCGCGCCCGCCACGGTGAGTGACGTGAGGGCCTCGCCCAGCCACAGCACGGACACCGGCCACACCAGCAGCAGCGCTCCGCCGCGCGCCACCGTGTACGCGAGTCCAAGAGGAGCGTTGCTCAGCGAACGCGCGAGCGAGAACAGGTACAGGCCTTCACACACGCCCGCGCTCAGCCCCCACAGCCACCCCGCCCGCGTGGGGAACGCCTCGCCGCGCAGCCCCAGCGCCCACAGCGCACCCAGCACCACGTCCACGGTGATGACGCCTACCACGCCCGCCTCGGGATCCTCGTGCCGCTTGAGCAGCGCGTTCCACAGCGCGTGAAAGAACGCGGACAACAACACCAACATGAGGACGACAGGCTCCACCACGGCTCCTCGCACAAACAGGGCCCTTCTATCCTCCTCCCCATTTCACGCCACGTGGGCAGCGATTTGTTCCCGAGGGAGGCTTGCACGCCGCGCCTTCGAGGCACACCGTGCGAGGGGGGGACGGTGGGCGTTGGCGCCCCGGGCGGCTCGACACGTGAGCCCAGGACGTCAGGACAAAAAAGTCCGACCCGGTGCGTCGTGAAAAAGCGTCAGCGCGCGTGATTCCTCCGGGGAACCCCACGGGCGCTTCGGCTACACTGGGATCCGGGAATACCGGACTAAGCAGGAAAATTATGCCCACGCCCGAAACTCACGGCCCCCGGCTGGATGTCCCAAACCTCGCGGTGCACGCGCTCTGGGGCGCGTGGTTCGCGGCAGTGCTGACGAACTGGGCCTCCTGGTCCGCGGGGGTCCGCCTGGGAGCCATGGGGTTGGGGTGGGCGGTGATGTTCTGGAACTACGCGGTGCTGCACAATCACATGCACGTGCCCATCGCGAAGCCACGGCTGCTCAAGTGGCTGGTGTCCCGCACGCTGGGGCTCGCGTGTGGCTTTGCGTACCGCGGCTATTACAGCCACCACTTCAACCACCATAAATACAACGACGGCCCGGGGGACTGGGGCCGTCCCCGGCCGGGCGAGGGCGCGCTGCACTACTGCGTACGCTGGGCGCTCACGCCGTGGTTCTGGCCGTGGACGGTGGTGGGCGACGTGTGGAAGGCCTGCAAGACGCGCGGCCAGAAGCTGGAGCTGATGCTGGACTTCGCGGTGGTGGA contains these protein-coding regions:
- a CDS encoding fatty acid desaturase family protein, with translation MPTPETHGPRLDVPNLAVHALWGAWFAAVLTNWASWSAGVRLGAMGLGWAVMFWNYAVLHNHMHVPIAKPRLLKWLVSRTLGLACGFAYRGYYSHHFNHHKYNDGPGDWGRPRPGEGALHYCVRWALTPWFWPWTVVGDVWKACKTRGQKLELMLDFAVVDGTLLALLAWQPSLGASLFAMLLVGQTCIHYLNLAAHVGSDSTDRKALAVTSASPFYNRYFFNAGYHLAHHLKPQTPWRALPALTEELLRQGQHQPSLLAEPSPIHPSWISRVSAVRKALSATGDTDKPSSPSSPDPGASVSAAPGSRAAAAAQP
- a CDS encoding tetratricopeptide repeat protein, with amino-acid sequence MIRAGVLVLQLFTAQTPAPATSAPEAPATEAQALPPDVDALYKLGVAFLNQGQPKKAAPPLKKLLEKAPEVIAARVALARALRLSGDTEEARTLLDGSIAMYPEESTLRAERGLLARVLEENDVAISQYSVAAELSPKDAELQFNLGEALQRAGRTEDALAAYEDALKLDPKLTVARVNMAKAQADKGLLGEAKETMKEAIQLAPNDAEAHYNLGVLLMRENNLPEAMSKYQDALKINPKHALAHNNMGVVYDGLGQHQKATEAFKKAIAADPKYAEAHFNLGLAYFWLGEQVLATKSFEKALTLEPRRSSGPYTQLGHLYLQQGKKDRAVEAFKKAIEASAEDGKKTTEAYQGLARAYLAQGKVDDAVATLKKVVDDFPKDASAREAYGDALKAKGDLDGAIAQYEEGVSLSPTTELRLALANAYARKRVGAKAQPLLESILKEEPGHRTAKLELADLYLAMGRYVEVEELLKAKDGDTADSGALARLGIMHSRLGRPDKALELLEQAVKRDPAQLDARAELGQLYLRGGDTDKAVRELGNVLAIEPRHPMALLYTGQALYRLGKAKEAEQSFRAAAQVDPNFAEPHNALGQLLEAAKRTDEAKAEYAKTVELQSNHEDAKAALKRLGGNVAASPKP
- a CDS encoding EamA family transporter, which translates into the protein MEPVVLMLVLLSAFFHALWNALLKRHEDPEAGVVGVITVDVVLGALWALGLRGEAFPTRAGWLWGLSAGVCEGLYLFSLARSLSNAPLGLAYTVARGGALLLVWPVSVLWLGEALTSLTVAGALVLSAGLGVTGLVRPSGPSSRGVVWAAASAVCIAGYHVSYKQALGTGAQPPALFALGLGVALPMLLFMHSSREKRAAVLRQVRLSPWLMLATGTVSTLSFALLLTALAGGGAGAVLTLRNTSIAFALGLAMLQGERPGRRQLSGAVLVMAGAVLLGWPA